The genomic DNA CGGCGAGCACCTCGCGCGCATGATCGGCGATCTCGGCATCGACATCAGCCTGTCGTCCGGCACCACCGACATCGCCCCGGGCGAGCACGGGCTGGCCGTGACGCTCAAGGACGAGAGCGTCGTGGACGCGGCCGTCGTCGTCTTCGCCGCGGGTGTGCGCCCGCGCGACGAGTTGGCCCGCGACGCCGGCCTGGAGATCGCCGAGCGCGGCGGCGTCCGCACCGACCTGTCCTGTGTGACCTCGGATCCCGCCGTCTACGCCATCGGTGAGGTCGCGGCGATCGAGGGCCGCTGTTACGGCCTCGTCGGACCCGGCTACGCGACGGCCGAGGTCGTCGCGGACCGCCTGCTCGGTGGCGACGCCCGGTTCCCGGGGGCGGACCTGTCCACCAAGCTCAAGCTGCTCGGTGTCGACGTGGCCTCCTTCGGTGACGCGCTCGGCACCACGCCCGGCGCGCTCGATGTCGTGGTCAGCGACCCGATCGGCGGCACGTACGCCAAGCTGGTGCTGTCCGACGACGCGTCGACGCTGCTCGGCGGCGTGCTGGTGGGCGACGCCTCGCAGTACGGGGTGCTGCGGCCCCTCGTCGGTTCGTCGCTGCCGGGCGACCCGGTCTCGCTGATCGCACCGGTCGGCGACGGCTCCCCCGGCATCGGCGTGGGCGCGCTCCCGGACGCGGCGCAGGTCTGCTCGTGCAACGACGTCTCGAAGGGCACGTTGTGCGCGGCGATCGCGGACGGCGCGTGCACCGTCGCCGAGCTCAAGGGCTGTACCAACGCGGGCACCTCGTGCGGCTCGTGCGTGCCGTTGCTCTCCCAGTTGCTCGAAGCCGAGGGCGTCACCGTCTCGAAGGCGCTGTGCGAGCACTTCACCCAGTCCCGCGCCGAGCTCTTCGAGCTGGTCCAGGCCAGCGGCATCCGCACCTTCTCGGGCCTGATCGAGCGGTTCGGCTCCGGCACCGGGTGCGACCTCTGCAAGCCGACGGTGGCCTCGATCCTCGCGTCCACCAGCTCCGATCACATCCTCTCCGGCGAGCAGGCCTCGCTGCAGGACAGCAACGATCACTTCCTCGCGAACATCCAGCGCAACGGCACCTACTCGGTGGTGCCGCGCATGCCGGGCGGCGACGTGACCGCCGAACAACTCATCGTGATCGGTGAGATCGCCCGCGACTTCGGCCTGTACACGAAGATCACCGGCGGCCAGCGGATCGACATGTTCGGTGCCACCGTGGACCAGCTGCCGCTGATCTGGCGGCGCCTGGTGGACGCCGGCATGGAGTCGGGGCAGGCGTACGGCAAATCGCTGCGCACCGTGAAGAGCTGCGTGGGCAGCGACTGGTGCCGCTACGGCCAGCAGGACTCGGTGCAGATGGCGATCGACCTGGAGCTGCGCTATCGAGGGCTGCGGTCGCCGCACAAGATCAAGATGGGCGTCTCCGGGTGCGCGCGCGAGTGCGCGGAGGCGCGCGGCAAGGACGTCGGCGTGATCGCGACGGAATCCGGTTGGAACCTCTACGTGGGCGGCAACGGCGGCATGACCCCGAAGCACGCGCAACTGCTCGCCGGCGACCTGGACCGGGAGACGCTCATCACCTACGTCGACAGGTTCCTCATGTACTACATCCGCACCGCGGACCGGCTGCAGCGGACGGCGCCCTGGCTCGAGAGCCTCGGCATGGACCGGCTCCGGGAGGTCGTGATCGACGACGCGCTCGGCCTGAACGCGGACTTCGAGGCCGCCGTCGAGCGGCACGTCGACGGCTACGGCTGCGAGTGGAAGGGCGTTCTCGACGACCCCGACAAGCTCGCCCGGTTCGTCTCCTTCGTCAACGCCCCCGGGGCACCCGATCCGACGGTCGACTTCGGCGAGAAGAACGGCCGCAAGGTGCCGATCCTGCTGGGCACCCCCACCCCGTCGATGCCCGCCAGGGAGGACCGCGCATGACCACCGCACCCTTCGACCTGCACCGCTGGACCCGCGACTGGACGGCCGCGTGCCCCGCCGCCCGGCTCGAGCCGCTGCGCGGCGTCGCGGTCCTGCTGCCCGACGGTGCCCAGGTGGCGCTGTTCCGGCTCGCGGACGACAGCATCCGGGCGGTCGGCAACATCGATCCGATCGGGCGGGCCGCCGTGATGTCGCGCGGCATCGTCGGCGACCGGGGCGGTTTCCCGGTGGTCCAATCGCCCCTGAAGAAGCAGGCCTTCAGCCTGCTCGACGGCCGCTGCCTCGACGCCCCCGGAGTCTCGATCCCGGTGTACGACACGCGGATATCCCTCGACGGGACCGTCTTCGTCGCGAACTCCCCCGACGTGCGGTTCGGCTTCCGTCCCCGCCCGCGCACTCTGTGATCGCACCACCGCTACTCTGCTCCTGACAGGTGAAGGAGTGGACGATGGCCGGTCAGGGCGATTCTTCCGTGGGGCTGCGGGATCGGGGTCCGCTCGCGGCGTCCGACGTACGGTTCCTGATAGGCGCGATCGCGCCGATCGTCGACGCCCGCGTCGAAGCCGGGACACCGCACGGTCGGCTCAGTCCCGCGGCGCTGCAGGTGGAGGCCGGCACCGCGCGGCTCACCGACCCGGCGGAGGCCGACGAGGCGACGACCTACGCCGCCCCCGAGGTGCGCGCGGGCGGGGCACCCTCCGCACGGTCCGAGGTCTTCGCCCTGGCGAGCACGACGTACACCCTGCTCACCGGGCACCCGCCGAACCCGTACGGCTTCGCGACGGTGCGCCGGGACCGGCCCGATCTGGGCCCCGAGGTCGACGGTGTCCTGCTCCAGGCGACGGCGCGGACGCCCGACCTCCGCTTCGCCTCCGCCGGGGAGTTCGCGGCCGCCCTCGCCGAGGCACTCGACCAGCCGATCCCCCTCTCCTCGGTCCCGGTGCGCGTTCCCGAGCCCGTGACGCCGATCCCGCTCGAGACGACGCCCGCCCCGACCGCGGCCGAGCCCGCGGCGCCGGCGCGCACGCGCCCCCGGCTCGAGATCCCGGAGGCGGCGCTGCCGATCGTCTTCCTCCTGCTCGTCGTCCTCGCGGCGGCGGGCTTCATGGCCCTGTTCCTCAGCGGATCCTGACCCCGCGGATGATCCGATGACCGACGACGATCTCGCCACCCGGCTCCGCGCGACGGGGCCGCTTCCGGCCACCGAGGTCGCGCGCATCCTCTCGGCGGCGGCGGACGTGGTCGACCGGCGCATCGCGGAGGGCCGCCCGCACGGCCGGATCAGCCCGGCGGCGATCGTCGCGCCCGCGAACGGCGACGTGGTGCTCGCCGACCCGGCCACTCTGGGCCGCCTACCCGAGACCGGCGCGCACGCGGCACCGGAGATCATCGCCGGTGCCCCGGCCGACGCGCGCTCGGAGGTGTTCTCGCTGGCGAGCACCGCCTACAGTCTGCTCACCGGGACCACACCGAACTCCTTCGGGATCGCCAACGCCCGCCGGGCGCGACCCGACCTCGGCCCTGGCCTGGAGGCGGCGCTCACGCGGGCGACCTCGCGCGATCCCGCCTTCCGCTACCAGTCCGCCGGCGACTTCGCGCGCGCCCTCGCCGACGCGCTGGCACCGGCGGCGGAATCCGGACCGCCCACACCCGCTGCCGAGGACAGGCCCCGAAGGATCTCCGCCCTCGGTCTGCTGTCCCTCATCGCGGGCGTTCTCGCCGTGGTGAGCGTGCTGCTCTGGGGCGGAATCCTCCTCGCGCAGAACCTCTCCTGAAGCGGGCTGCGGGGGCCTCGGAGCAGGTCTCTGGGCCGGAGCGAGCTCACGGTACGGCGACGCCGCCCGCGCGCGCGGCCAGTCCGGCGTGGCTGCGACGCAGGCAGGCGACACGCACCACGGCGGGGTGCAGGCCCAGGGGCGCGGCGACGACGTCGGCGCCGGCTTCGCGCAGGCGCTGCTGGAACAGGCCCTCCGCGAGGAGGTACGACGCCACGGCGACGGACGGCGCACCGTCGGACCGGACGCGGGCGACCACCTCGGCGACCGACGGATACCCCTCGCTCTGCTGGCTGGGCGCCGCGAAGGCGATGGAGACTCGGCGGCCCACCAGCGCTGAGAGCGCGGCGGCGGTGCGCCGCAGTTCCCCCTGGGCGTGGATGTCGCGGGTGCCGGCGGCCGCCATGACCACGGCGTCGCCGCGCTGCCAGCCCGCGTCCTGCAGGCGCCCGAGCATGGCTCGTGCCAGCTCCGGCGAGGGGCCGAGCGCGGGCGTCACGGTCGCGGATCGATGACCGGATTCGGCCACCTCGCGCGGCAGGTCGTGGCGCACGTGGAAGCCACTGGACAGGAAGGCGGGAACGACGACGGTGGGCTCGTGGTCGAGTTCGGTGAGCACCTCGGCCGGGCTCGGGCCGAGGACGTCGACGAACGCCACCCGGACGGTCTCGGACAGGCGCGCGGACATCGCGGCCGCGAGGTCGCCGACCATGGCGACACCGTGTTCGCTGCGGGTGCCGTGCGCCACCAGGAGGGTGCCCATGTCAGTGCTGCTCATCGATCGCGAGGCGGTAACCCCGCTTGACCACCGTTGCCACGATCTCCTTGTGGCCGAGCCCCGAGCGCAGCCGCGCGACCGCGGCCTCGACGGCGTGCGGGTCGTCACCGCCGAGCGCGGCGAGCAGCTCCTCGCGGGAGACGACCGAGCCCGGCTCCCTGGAGAGGAGGCGGAGGAGGACGATCGAGGTGGGCGTGAGTTCGCGCTCCTCGCCGTCGACGACCGCGCCGCGCGCCCGCAGACCGAGGCCGTGGCCCGCCACCCGGAGATCCGGGCGGCGGGTGGGGAGGTCCTGCTCCACCAACCGTGCGAGGGCCCCGAGCCGCATGCGCTCCGGGGTGACGGAGGTGACTCCCAGCCGGTCGAGCGGGGTCGCGGTCACGGGTCCGACGCAGTACGGCACGACGGGGCCGCTCAGGGCACCGCGGACCGCGCCGTCGAGTCCCAGTTCCGTGGCGCGTTCGAGGACCGAGGCCGCGGCGGGCGCCGAGGTGAAGGTGACCGCATCGACCGCGGTCGTCGCCAGTGCCTCGACGATCCGGTCGAGACCGGTGAGGTCCGCCGGTCGTTCCCAGCGGTAGACCGGTACCTCGACGATCTCCGCGCCGAGGGCGCGCAGGCCGTCGAGCAGCCCCGGATTCGGGTCCCACTTGTCCGTGGCCCCGTGCAGCTGCACTGCCACCCGCAGGCCGGTGAGGTCGGCGCCCGAGAGGTGACTGAGCACCTCAGCGGACGATTCCGACTCCGGTGACCACTCCTCACGCAGTCCCGCGGCCCGGAGCGCGCCCGTGGCCTTCGGTCCGCGGGAGATCACGCGGCCGCCGCCGAGCGCGGCGAGCAGCCGCTCCGCGAGCCCCCAGCCCTCGGCCGCTTCGAGCCAGCCGCGGAACCCGATGCCGGTGGTCGCGACCACCAGGTCGGGCGGCGCGGCGAGCAGTTCCTCCGTCGCGGCGCGCAGTCGCTCGTCGTCCGACAACGGGACCATGGCGATGGCGGGAGCCGCGAGCACGGCGGCGCCGCGCCGTTCGAGCAGTGTGGCCAGCTCGTCGGCGCGGCGTGCGGCCGTGATGGCCACGGTGAATCCGAGGAGGGGGCGGGCCGGCGCCTCGGTCATCGGATCGTGCTCCTTCGGTGGGGCGGTCATCGGGTGTCGGCGACGGTGAGAGCACCGTCGCGCGGCGTGGACTCCAGCGTCCCATGCCCGCGCGGGGCGGGCGTACGCACGTACACCTTCCAGGTGACCAGCGCGGCGACGACGTAGAAGGCGCCGAACACCCAGAACGCGATCGTCGCGGTGCCGGACGACTGGTACGAGGCCCGCAGGACCAGGTTGATCCCGACGCCGCCGAGGCCGCCGATCGCGCCGGCGATACCGATCACGGCCCCCGACATGGCGCGGGAGTAGTGGGTCCGGGTCGCCTCGTCGGCGTCGAGGGAACGGGCCTTGGCCTCGAAGATCGACGGGATCATCTTGTAGACCGAGCCGTTGCCCAGCCCGCTGAGGAGGAACAGGGCGATGAAGCCGAGCACGTAGGCACCGAGCACCGCACCCGACGGGGCGCCGGAACCCGCGGTCGTCGCAGCGGCGATGAGCACGCCGCCGGCCGCGATCATCCCGGTGAAGACGTACAGGGTCACGCGGCCGCCGCCGAGCCGGTCGGCCAGCTTGCCGCCGTAGACCCGGGACAGGGAGCCGAGCAGCGGGCCGAGGAAGGCGATCTGCGCGGCGTGCAGTGAAGCCTGTGCCGCCGTCTCGCCGCCCGCGCGGAAGGTCGCCTGCAGGACCTGCCCGAAGGCGAAGGAGAATCCGATGAACGAACCGAAGGTGCCGATGTAGAGCAGGGAGACGATCCACGTGTCCCGGTCCGTGGTCGCGGCCCGCATCGCCGCGGTGTCGACGGTCGGGACCTGCAGGTTGTCCATGAACAGGGCCGCGCCGATGCCCGCCACCGCCAGCAGCACGAGGTAGACCGCGCACACCCAGTAGGGCTCGCGGTTCCCGGCCGTGGCGATGACGAGGAGCCCGACGATCTGCACGGCCGGGACGCCGATGTTGCCGCCACCGGCGTTGAGCCCGAGGGCCCAGCCCTTGAGTCGCTGCGGGAAGAAGGCGTTGATGTTGGTCATCGACGAGGCGAAGTTGCCGCCGCCGAAACCGGTGAGGGCGGCGCACACGAGGTACACCCACAGGGGCTGGCCCGGGTTCGCCAGGATCAGCATCGTCGCGATCACCGGAACGGCCAGCACGAACGCGCTGAAGATGGTCCAGTTGCGACCGCCGAAACGGGCGGTGGCCAGCGTGTACGGGATTCGCAGGCAGGAGCCGACCAGGGTGGCGGTGGCACCGATGAGGAACTTGTCGGCCGTGCTCAGGCCGTAGACGTCCTGCGGCATGAACAGGACCATCACCGACCACAGGGACCAGACGGAGAAGCCCACGTGCTCGGCGACGACCGACCACAGCAGGTTCCGTTTCGCGACCTTCTCGCCGCCCGACTCCCACTGCTGCCGGTTCTCCGGATCCCAGTCCGTGATGGTGTGTGATCGGCTCATGTCCCCAGACCTCTCGGTGCGTCGACGATCTCTTTCGCGTCGAAGGTAGGCAGCCGATGTTGCGCCGCCGGTTCCCGCGGTGTCCGCCCCGTGAACTCGACCTCACGGCTCCGCACCACCGGGTGTGAGGACCGGCGCCGGCGCACGGCCGGGACGCGGACCGACCCGGCGCCGGTCGCGCCGGTGGACTCAGAAGTCCGGCGCGCCGCCCACCACGGCGGGCGCACGTCCGGCGTCCTCGCCGTCGTCCGCGAAGTCCTGGACCACGACCAGCCCGTCGCGCGCCGGCGGTGCGCCGGTGTCGTCCCCGCCCGTCGCCCCACCGACCGCCGCGGCCTCGGCCGTGGTCCCGGCCGGGCCCCCGGCCGCGGTCTCGAGCGGAGGAGTGATCTCGCGGTAGCGCTCCCCCGTGCCGACGTACTGGCTCGCGCACATCCGCAGGTTCAATCCGATCGCGTCGGCCTTGAGGTCGAGCGAGCTGTGCCGCTGGCCGTCCGCACCGTCGAAGGTCTCGTGCTTGAGCTCACCGTGCACGATGACGGGCCGGCCCTTCGCGATCACCGCCCGGGCGTTGCGGGCCAGCGCGCCGAAGGCCTTGACGTTCAGCCAGACCGTGCTGGTCTGCTTCCACTCGCCGTTGTCGTCCAGGTAGCCGTTGTTCGCGGCCATCGTGAAGCTCAGGAAGTCGTGCCGCTGATCGCGGGCCGACTCCCGGTAGGTCAGATCGTTCGTGACGTTCCCCGCTGCGAAAACAAGCACCCCGGGCATGATCGCCTCCTCGTCGTGTCGTGCGGCCGGCGGTCGCCTGCCGTCGTCGACGAGTCTCACGCGCGGGTCCCGCCCCGGACGGTGTCCGGAGCGGGACCTGTGGAGAAATCACGTTACATACGCTTAGTTGTGGATAACGGGCGGTTCCGCAGCGCACCCGTCGTCCGGCCGTGCCAGGGCTACGCGAGCCACCCCGCCGCGGTGAAGCCGTCGAGGTACCGCTCGATCAGCGCGCGGTCGAGGTGCGGGATGTCGCCCGGCCCGACGTTCGCCTCCCGCACCGCCGCGCGGAACCGGTCGGCGGTGAGCGCACTCCCGCCCTCGTTCGGGGTCGGGTGGGCGAAGGAGTGCAGGAGCGGCAGCACCGAGCGCTGGCGGTCCTCCGTGGGGAGCGCCCGCAGCGCGTTCTCGAAACGGCTGAACCACTCGTCGTAGTCGGCGATCCGCTCGATCGGGCGGTCCTCGGCGATCCAGTCGACGAAGTCGTCCAAGCCCGCGCCGCCCTCATCGACGTTGAGCACGTGGAAGGTCCGGAACCCCTCGCGGCCCGCGGCGCCGAGCGTGGTGATCGCCTCGGCGGTGAAGTCCACCGGCAGACCGTCGTAGTGCGGGCGCGGCCCGGTCGGGTCGGCGGCGAACGACGCGGGCGCGAGCCCGGTCTCGGCGATGCTCAGCAGCAGCCGGGTGAACTGGTCCACCGGGTTGTACTGACCGCGGAAGCGGCTGTGCGCCAGGATCATGTCCGAGCGGAAGACCCGCACCGGAATGCCTGCGAGATCGGACGCCTCGCGGAGCAGCACCTCCCCCGCCCACTTGCTCACGGCGTATCCGTTGGCGTAGGCGTCCGCCCCGATCCGGCGCTCGGCGCCCGCGACGCGGACGTCGTCGTCCTCGACGAGCAGGCGACCGTCGTCCTGCGGGACCACCGCCACCGTCGACACGTAGTCGATCGATTTGCGCCGCACGGTGAGTGCGAGCCGGACGATCTCCGCGGTGCCGACGACGTTCGGGCCGAACAACTGGTCGTAGGGCAGCACGTGATTGACCATCGCGCCGCAGTGCACCACGTGGTCCACGCGCTCGGCGAGCGCCTCCCAGGTAGCGGCGCCGAGCCCCAGCGACGGTGCGCCGAAGTCGCCCACGACGACCTCGAGGTGCCGCTCCGCGAGGGCCGTGAACTCCTGGGTCAGCGCGGGATCCGCGGTACCGATCGCGTCGTTGACGCGCCGGCGCGCATCGTCGGCGTCGGCCCCGCGGACCAGCGCGACGACGGTGCCGTCGTGCGGAGCGACGCGGCGGAGCCATTCGAGCAGGAGGAACCGGCCGAGGTAGCCGGTCCCACCGGTGAGCAGGACCGTCGCGGGCTCGCCGTGCGCCGCGGGGAGCGACGGCGCCGCGGCCACCAGATCCGGGTCGATGAACCGCTCGAGCCGCAGGTCCGAGGCGCGGGCGAGCTCGGCGTCCTGCCCGTGGATGGATGCCGCGGTGGGCGCCTGGGGCCCGCCCGACCGGGCCGCCTCGATGTGTGCGGCGACGCCGCCGAGCGTCGCTGTGGGCCCGACGATCGCCTGCACCGGCACGGGCAGGCCGTAGACGCCTTCGAGCGTGGTGGCGAGCGACAGCGCGGAGAGCGAGTCGCCGCCGAGGTCGAGGAACCGGGTCTCCCGGTCGAGCTCGTCGGGCAGCACGCCGAGGGTCAGCGCGGCCGCCCGGATGACCGTCTCCGCCACGGACTCGCCCGGGTCGAGGGAGCGCAGGCCGTCCCGGCGGCGCTCCTCGGCCGCCGCGTACATCGCCTCCAGTTCGGCCCCGTACCGGGCCACGAGCGCGGGCCGCACCAGCTTGCCGATGCCCGAGCGCAGCCCGTTCTCCTGCGAGAACGGTTCGCGTTCGACGATGACGTCGCGCGGCACCTCGTAGGACGCGAGGTCGTTCTCGCGGGCGATCCGCGCCATGCCGTCGAGCACGCGGGTGCGGGCCTCGGCGTCGGTCTCGCCGGCGGGGCCGGGGGCGGGCACCACCACGCCGAGCAGGTACGAGCGCTCGCTGCTGCCGTGGAGGAAGACCTGGTGCACCTCCGGCCCGGCGGCGTAGGTGGCCTCGAGCTGGGCGATCGGCACGAACTCGCCCTGCGCGAGTTTGATCACGTTGCTGCGCCGGTCGACGTACTCGAGGTGGTCGGGCGCGAGCTCGGCCATGACGTCGCCGGTGTGGTAGAAGCCCTCGTCGTCGCGGATCCGCTTGTCGGAGTGGTAGTAGCCGGGGATCAGCTGCGTCGACTTCACCAGGAGTTCGCCGCGCGGGTGCGGCGAATCGGTGACGAAGTAGCCCAGTTCGGGAACGTCGACGAGCTTGTACTCGGTGACCGGCGGACGGACGATCACACCGTCGCGGAGCACGCCTCCCGCTTCCGTGGAGCCGTAACCGATCTGGATGTCGATGCCGAGCAACCACTCCATGAAGGCCTGCAGCTCGGCGGAGAGGGCGGCGCTACCGCACATCGCCGCCTGCACACGGCCGCCGAGGACGCGGTCACGCAGTTCGGCGCGCGCGGTCTCGGTGTCGGTCTCCGCTTCGACGGCGAGGAAGCGCTGGTGGATCAGCTCGCACACGCGCGGTACGAGTCCGATCGCGGTCGGGCGCGCGGCCGCGAGATCGTCGAACAGCGACGACATGTCGGGTGCGGCGGCGAAGTAGCCGGTGCCGCCGGACGCGAGGCCGGCGATGAGCCAGTTGCGGCCGTACATGTGGCTCATGGGCAGGAAGTGCAGCAGCGACTCGGACGGCAGGTCCACGTCGACGATGCTGTCGACCTTGAGCCAGGCGTCGGAGACGAGCTGCTCGGTGTACATCGCTCCCTTCGGGGTGCCGGTGCTCCCCGAGGTGTAGATCAGGGTCACGAGCGGGTCGGTGCCGGGCTCGGGCGCGAAGAACTCGGGTGCCGGCAGGACCTCGCCCGCGAGCACGTCGTTCTCGAGTCCCTCGTAGCCGGGGTGGTCACCGTCGAAGACGACGACGCGGGGTGTCGCGGCGGATTCCGCGAGGGCCTGCTCCGCGAGACCGATCTGGTCGGCGCTGACGGCGAACACCTTCGGCCGGGTCTCGTCCAGGATCGCGGCGATCCGCGCCGCGGGCGCGCCCGCCTGCAGCGGCACGTTCGGAGCGCCGAGCAGCGTGGTAGCCAGGTCCACCGTGACGAAGTCGGCACTGGTGAACCCGAGGATCGCGACGAAGTCCCCCGGATCGAGCTCGCTCCGCCAGGCGGCGACGAGCGCGGTGACCCGGCGCCATATCTCGCCGTACGACACGGTGGCGTACGGCGCGCGGGGCCCTCCGTCGCGGGTCGCGAATGCCGGGCGATCGGCGAACCTGGCGAAGATCCGCTCGATGATCCGGGGAAGGCGCTCCGCCTGCGCGTCGCCCGCCCCGGTCGTTGCGGCACCGGTCACCGCGGGATCGTCGCCCCGCATCGCCTCGATCGACATCTGACACCTCATTTCACTACGGAACTCTAAGTAACTCTTTCTCTAGCTTAGCTACTGACCGGTAGGTGTGCACGTTCGACGCATCGCGAGTCCAAATCTGGTCCCCGCGAGCGCGCGGTGATGGACTGGCGCTCCACATCCCAGCCCCTCGACGGAAGGCCGACGTGAGCTCGCGCACCCCCCTCCACCTGCACTGGTTCCTGCCCACCTACGGCGACTCACGGAACCTCATGGCGGGCGGGCACGGCAGCTCGATGAGCGGCGACCGCCCCGCGAACCTGCACTACCTCAAGCAACTGGCCCTGGCCGCCGAGGCGAACCGGTTCGAGGCCGTGCTCATCCCCACCGGGCTGTGGTGCGAGGACGCCTGGCTCACCGCCGCCCTCCTCACCGAGTCCACCGAGACGCTCAAATTCCTCGTCGCCCTGCGGCCCGGGCTGGTCAGCCCGCTCCTATCGGCACAGATGGCGAGCACGCTGCAGTGGCAGTCGGGCGGGCGCGTCCTGCTCAACGTGGTCACCGGGGGCGAGTCGTCCGAGCAGCGCGCCTTCGGTGACACCCTCACCAAGGACCAGCGCTACGCCCGCTGCGGCGAGTTCCTCGACATCACCCGCCGGCTCTTCACCTCGACGGAGCCGGTGAACGTGGCGGGCGAGTACGTCTCCGCCGAGAACGCGCTCCTCGCGCGCCGCCCCGATCCCGCTCCCCCGATCTTCTTCGGCGGCAGTTCCCCCGCCGCCGGGGACGTCGCCGCGAAGCACGCCGACACGTACCTCACGTGGGGTGAGCCGCCCGCGCAGGTTCGCGCGAAGCTGGACTGGATCCGTGGCCTGGCCGCTGCGCAGGGGCGGGAGCTCACGTACGGCATCCGCCTGCACGTGATCTCGCGCGACACCAGCGAGGAGGCGTGGGCCGAGGCGAACCGCCTGCTGGGCAACCTCGATCCCGCCGCCGTCCGTGCGGCGCAGGCGAACCTCGCCAAGAGCGAGTCCGAGGGGCAGCGTCTCATGCGCGAACTGCACGGCGGGGGCGCCGCCTTCGACGAGGCCGCCGACGCCCGCTCGCTCCAGGTCTACCCGGGACTGTGGACCGGCGTCGGCCTCGTCCGTGGTGGCGCGGGCACCGCGCTCGTCGGTTCGCACGACGAGGTCGCCGACCTCATCGCCGAGTACGCCGCACTCGGCCTCGACCACTTCATCCTCTCCGGGTACCCGCACCTGGAGGAGGCCTACCACTTCGGTGAGGGCGTCCGCCCGCGCCTGGCCGCCCGCGGCCTGCTCGACGGCGGCACCGCATCGTCGGAGCCCGTGCGCGGCGCCTTCCTCCCCGACCTGTCCCCCACCTCCTAGCCGCACAGAAGGCTCACACAGAAGGACTGCACGGATGACGACCGAGAAGATCGCCGACGAGATCAAGTTCGCCTACTGGGTGCCCAACGTCTCGGGCGGCCTGGTGACCAGTGACATCGAGCAGCGCACCAATTGGGACTTCGAGTACAACAAGAAGCTGGCCCAGACCGCCGAGCGCGTCGGCTTCGAGTACGCCCTCTCCCAGGTGCGGTACATGGCCAGCTACGGCGCCGAGTACCAGCACGAATCGACCTCGTTCAGCCTCGCGCTCCTCGGCGCGACGGAGCGGCTCAAGGTCATCGCCGCCGTGCATCCCGGCCTGTGGCACCCGGCCGTGCTCGCGAAGTTCGGCGCGACCGCCGACCACCTCTCCAACGGCCGGTTCGCGATCAACGTGGTCTCCGGCTGGTTCGCCGGCGAGTTCAAGGCACTCGGCGAGCCCTGGCTCGAACACGACGAGCGGTACCGCCGCAGCGCCGAGTTCCTCGAGGTGATCCGCAGGATCTGGACCGAGGACAACGTCGACTTCGGCGGTGACTTCTACCGGATCCGCGACTTCACCCTCAAGCCGAAGCCGCTCAACACGCCCGAGCGCCCCAACCCGGAGCTGTTCCAGGGCGGCAACTCGTCCGCCGCACGCGTCAACGGCGGCAAGTACGCCGACTGGTACTTCTCCAACGGCAAGGACTTCGACGGCGTCACGGATCAACTCGACGACCTGCGCCGCGTGGCCCGGGAGGCACAGCGCGAGGTCAAGTTCGGCCTCAACGGCTTCATCATCGCCCGCGATACCGAGAAGGAGGCCCGGGACACCCTGCGCGAGATCGTCGAGAAGGCCAACAAGCCCGCCGTCGAGGGCTTCCGCGACGCCGTGCAGCAGGCCGGGAAGTCCACCGCGGACGGCCGCGGCATGTGGGCGGACTCGACCTTCGAGGATCTCGTCCAGTACAACGACGGCTTCCGCACGCAGCTCATCGGAACGCCGGAGCAGGTCGCGGAGCGGATCGTCGCGTACAAGGAGCTCGGCGTCGATCTCATCCTGGGCGGCTTCCTCCACTTCCAGGAGGAGATCGAGTACTTCGGTGAGAAGGTGCTCCCCCTGGT from Tsukamurella paurometabola includes the following:
- a CDS encoding nitrate/nitrite transporter gives rise to the protein MSRSHTITDWDPENRQQWESGGEKVAKRNLLWSVVAEHVGFSVWSLWSVMVLFMPQDVYGLSTADKFLIGATATLVGSCLRIPYTLATARFGGRNWTIFSAFVLAVPVIATMLILANPGQPLWVYLVCAALTGFGGGNFASSMTNINAFFPQRLKGWALGLNAGGGNIGVPAVQIVGLLVIATAGNREPYWVCAVYLVLLAVAGIGAALFMDNLQVPTVDTAAMRAATTDRDTWIVSLLYIGTFGSFIGFSFAFGQVLQATFRAGGETAAQASLHAAQIAFLGPLLGSLSRVYGGKLADRLGGGRVTLYVFTGMIAAGGVLIAAATTAGSGAPSGAVLGAYVLGFIALFLLSGLGNGSVYKMIPSIFEAKARSLDADEATRTHYSRAMSGAVIGIAGAIGGLGGVGINLVLRASYQSSGTATIAFWVFGAFYVVAALVTWKVYVRTPAPRGHGTLESTPRDGALTVADTR
- the nirB gene encoding nitrite reductase large subunit NirB, with the translated sequence MVTQRTVVVVGHGMVGHRFVEALRARDEAGAWRVVVLGEEADGAYDRVGLSSYVGAWDRSELALAGNDYADDPLVELRLGAAVTGIDRAARTVTTAGGTVAYDALVLATGSYAFVPPVPGHDLPGCHVYRTLDDLDALRADAEAALARTPQPVGMVVGGGLLGLEAANALRTLGLRPHVVEVNPRLMPQQVDAGGGEHLARMIGDLGIDISLSSGTTDIAPGEHGLAVTLKDESVVDAAVVVFAAGVRPRDELARDAGLEIAERGGVRTDLSCVTSDPAVYAIGEVAAIEGRCYGLVGPGYATAEVVADRLLGGDARFPGADLSTKLKLLGVDVASFGDALGTTPGALDVVVSDPIGGTYAKLVLSDDASTLLGGVLVGDASQYGVLRPLVGSSLPGDPVSLIAPVGDGSPGIGVGALPDAAQVCSCNDVSKGTLCAAIADGACTVAELKGCTNAGTSCGSCVPLLSQLLEAEGVTVSKALCEHFTQSRAELFELVQASGIRTFSGLIERFGSGTGCDLCKPTVASILASTSSDHILSGEQASLQDSNDHFLANIQRNGTYSVVPRMPGGDVTAEQLIVIGEIARDFGLYTKITGGQRIDMFGATVDQLPLIWRRLVDAGMESGQAYGKSLRTVKSCVGSDWCRYGQQDSVQMAIDLELRYRGLRSPHKIKMGVSGCARECAEARGKDVGVIATESGWNLYVGGNGGMTPKHAQLLAGDLDRETLITYVDRFLMYYIRTADRLQRTAPWLESLGMDRLREVVIDDALGLNADFEAAVERHVDGYGCEWKGVLDDPDKLARFVSFVNAPGAPDPTVDFGEKNGRKVPILLGTPTPSMPAREDRA
- the nirD gene encoding nitrite reductase small subunit NirD; amino-acid sequence: MTTAPFDLHRWTRDWTAACPAARLEPLRGVAVLLPDGAQVALFRLADDSIRAVGNIDPIGRAAVMSRGIVGDRGGFPVVQSPLKKQAFSLLDGRCLDAPGVSIPVYDTRISLDGTVFVANSPDVRFGFRPRPRTL
- a CDS encoding sirohydrochlorin chelatase codes for the protein MSSTDMGTLLVAHGTRSEHGVAMVGDLAAAMSARLSETVRVAFVDVLGPSPAEVLTELDHEPTVVVPAFLSSGFHVRHDLPREVAESGHRSATVTPALGPSPELARAMLGRLQDAGWQRGDAVVMAAAGTRDIHAQGELRRTAAALSALVGRRVSIAFAAPSQQSEGYPSVAEVVARVRSDGAPSVAVASYLLAEGLFQQRLREAGADVVAAPLGLHPAVVRVACLRRSHAGLAARAGGVAVP
- a CDS encoding uroporphyrinogen-III synthase, encoding MTAPPKEHDPMTEAPARPLLGFTVAITAARRADELATLLERRGAAVLAAPAIAMVPLSDDERLRAATEELLAAPPDLVVATTGIGFRGWLEAAEGWGLAERLLAALGGGRVISRGPKATGALRAAGLREEWSPESESSAEVLSHLSGADLTGLRVAVQLHGATDKWDPNPGLLDGLRALGAEIVEVPVYRWERPADLTGLDRIVEALATTAVDAVTFTSAPAAASVLERATELGLDGAVRGALSGPVVPYCVGPVTATPLDRLGVTSVTPERMRLGALARLVEQDLPTRRPDLRVAGHGLGLRARGAVVDGEERELTPTSIVLLRLLSREPGSVVSREELLAALGGDDPHAVEAAVARLRSGLGHKEIVATVVKRGYRLAIDEQH